Below is a window of Candidatus Delongbacteria bacterium DNA.
GATCCAGCTAAAATTAGAAATACGAGTCCTAAAGCCGCAATTGTAAGTATTCCAAAATCATTTATAATTGATTCGTTTTCTTCTAAAACAAGAAACGGAGTACCTGCAAAATAGGTTTTAATACCTTCATAGTCATCAAGAATTCCTCTTGATTTATCTCTTATCAGACTAGCCATCTTCATAAGAAGATCGTAATCATCCGAAGGAACTGAGGGAACAATTGAAAGAAGAATCATGTTTCTGTCAGAAGAATAAAAATATTTGTCTCCAAAAAGAAATTTATCAGTTACCCTATCATAATCAGTTTTATCATCCGCAACCTTTAGACAGTGTATAAAACTCATACAATTTTCCAAACCAGCAATGGCTTTTTCTTCACCATCTAAAGACTTCAGATTTTCACTATCGCCTACAAATTCTTTTTCCAGATTTTTGTTTATATTTGATAAAAGTCCACCAAATGAAAGATCGGAATACATGGAAGATGAATTTTCCAAATCCTTAGTTTTTTGAATAATCATTCCATGATGTTTAAAAAAATCAAGATCATTGGTGTAATCAACCCTTTTAACCATATTTGTGGAATCATAAATCACTCCTTCCACCGGGTATTCACCTAATGCGATTTTGATTCTCTGAAAAATTGAAAGTTCCTGCTTCTCATCTGGCTTTTGATAAGTAACATTTTTAAAATTCTTTGCTATTTTTTCAACAGCCTCTTCAAATTTTGAATCATTTACACTACTGTCACGTTCAACAGCAACCATTACAATACAATCTGAATTGAAATCTTTGACAAGTTTATTAAATGATTTAATTACTGGAAGATTGTTCGGCATCATATCTGAAATTTTATTGTTCATCCTTAAAGTTGATGCCGAAATTATCATAAAAATGGTAATGGCAATTCCCATCCAAACCACCATATTATAATGCTTAGTTACCAGATAATGAAAAATCTTATATATTTTTTTTCTCATAGTTATTTCCCAAATCTTGTTTTTATATTCTGGATATAGCGATTAAAAATCTTTTCAAAAGGAACTTTTTCCCCTTCGATCATTACCTGAATAGCAACACCATCCATCAAAGCTGCAATTATTCTTACTTCGGTGTCTACATCTTCCGCTCCAAGTTTTATGAAGATATTACTTATTAAACTAAAAGAGTATTCCATCACTTCACTTATTTTTTCACCTGCAATAATTCTGGACTTCTCCTGGAGAACTAAAGAGTAATAAATGTTTAACATATCTTTATTCTCTTTGTAGATAATAATTGATTTCGTCAATAGTATCTCAAGAGCATAAATCGGATCTTCAATAATAGAAATCTCTTTAAAAAGATAAATGTAAGATTCAAAACCACGCACAATTATTGATTTAAGCAATTCCTCCTTACTATCATAATAATTGTAAATTAAACCTTTTGAAACACCTGCTTCTTTTGAAATCCTGTCAATTGAGGTACCATCAAAGCCATTATAAGCGAAAAGCTTAATTGCCGCATTTTCGATCATTTTCATACTTCTTTGCCTGATTTCATCATTTTTCGATTTATCTCTTGGAGACATTTTACTCCTTTTTATATTGACTGAACGGTCAGTCTTCACAAGATACTTATTGTTAAAAGCATTGTCAAATCATATGACTAGAAGTATCATGATAAAAATGATGGACAATAATTTCTTAGATATTATTATTCATTAAAGTTAAAATTAATCGATGGTATTATGAACCACTTATACATTGAATCATACAAAAAAATGAACAGAGAAGAACGAGAAGAAGCTTTAGTTTCGTTTACTGAACATAGAGAAAATTATTACAATTTACAAGAGACGGAAACATTCATTAGAAATTACAGAAACCTTTTTTTTGATTTCAGCAGTAAAGAAGATTGTATTTTAAGTTTCATAGAAGGTGAAATTTTGTATAATAGCTCTGATTATCGAAAAGCTATTACTCTATATGAAAAAAGTTTAGACTTGAAGCAGTTCAATTTTGATAGTTACAATATGATTGCTTTATGCTATAGAGAGTTGGCTGATTTTACGAATAGTATTAAATACTTTCAAACTGCTTATGATATAGTCAAGTCAAACGACAATATAATGCTTAAATGTCAATTGTTATACAATTTGGCTACAGTCTATGATTCTATTGAAAAATATGATGACGCAGAAAAGATTTTGAACGAGATCATTGATCTAATGAAATGGTCTGATAAAAACTCAGAATACTTTGGTATGACCTACAGCACTTTGAGTGCAATTATGAGAAAAATTGGTAGACGTGAAAGGGCTTATGAATACATATGTAAAGCAATTGATATCTTTGATTCTCAAAATTTAAAAAGTAGACTTCTTTTCGCATATAACAATCTCGGATTACTTAACAAAAGTGAGAACTATTTAGCATCAATAG
It encodes the following:
- a CDS encoding TetR/AcrR family transcriptional regulator, producing MSPRDKSKNDEIRQRSMKMIENAAIKLFAYNGFDGTSIDRISKEAGVSKGLIYNYYDSKEELLKSIIVRGFESYIYLFKEISIIEDPIYALEILLTKSIIIYKENKDMLNIYYSLVLQEKSRIIAGEKISEVMEYSFSLISNIFIKLGAEDVDTEVRIIAALMDGVAIQVMIEGEKVPFEKIFNRYIQNIKTRFGK